The following coding sequences lie in one Fusarium poae strain DAOMC 252244 chromosome 1, whole genome shotgun sequence genomic window:
- a CDS encoding hypothetical protein (BUSCO:44903at5125), with protein MAAVATEAPKMDEQVDLTTIPVDPAGNEESSDVKDDKPVTVFHDKDNFNVKHPLQNKWTLWFTKPPSGKGDNWNDLLKEVITFDSVEEFWGVYNNVAPVSELSLKSDYHLFKEGVRPEWEDPQNKHGGKWSYQYKDKRNIDIDRLWLQVMMGAIGETLENEDDGEVMGVVVNVRKAFFRIGVWTRTIGKAIPGRGDGDVAGGKGRSGEKGKDILLSIGRRFKEVLELPASEQVEFSGHTDSAHSGSTRAKAKHVV; from the exons ATGGCTGCCGTCGCAACAGAAGCCCCCAAGATGGATGAGCAGGTCGACCTCACCACTATCCCCGTCGACCCCGCTGGCAATGAAGAGTCTTCCGACGTCAAGGATGACAAGCCTGTGACTGTTTTCCACGACAAGGACAACTTCAACGTCAAGCACCCTCTTCAGAACAAGTGGACTCTCTGGTTCACCAAGCCCCCAAGCGGCAAG GGCGACAACTGGAACGATCTCCTTAAGGAAGTTATCACCTTTGACTCTGTTGAAGAGTTTTGGGGCGTCTAT AACAACGTTGCCCCCGTCTCCGAACTCTCGCTCAAGTCCGACTACCACCTTTTCAAGGAAGGTGTTCGCCCCGAGTGGGAGGACCCTCAGAACAAGCATGGTGGCAAGTGGTCTTATCAGTACAAGGACAAGCGCAACATCGACATCGACCGTCTCTGGCTCCAAGTTATGATGGGCGCTATTGGCGAGACTCTTGAgaacgaggatgatggcgAAGTCATGGGTGTTGTCGTCAACGTCCGCAAAGCATTCTTCCGTATCGGCGTCTGGACTCGCACCATAGGAAAGGCGATTCCCGGCCGAGGTGACGGTGACGTTGCTGGTGGCAAGGGCCGTAGCGGGGAGAAGGGTAAGGATATTCTACTGTCTATTGGACGTCGCTTCAAGGAGGTTCTCGAGCTGCCCGCTTCTGAGCAGGTTGAGTTCTCTGGTCACACCGACAGTGCTCACTCTGGAAGCACAAGGGCCAAGGCCAAGCACGTTGTTTAA